A part of Penaeus vannamei isolate JL-2024 chromosome 1, ASM4276789v1, whole genome shotgun sequence genomic DNA contains:
- the CycC gene encoding cyclin-C produces the protein MAGNFWQSAHFQQWLLDSQDLIQERQADLEVLSEEEYMKIMTFFANFIQQLGESLKLKQQVIATATCFLKRFYARNSLKCIDPLLLAPTSVFLSSKVEEFGVISNSRLISTCQTIVKNKFAYAYTTEFPYRTNHILECEFYLLESMDCCLIVYQPYRPLVQYMQDLGGEGEVLQLAWRIVNDSLRTDVCLLFPPYEIALSCIHMACVVHQKDCKQWFAELNTDLDRLMEITRYILNLYELWKSYDERKEIQALLQKMPKPNTQPVPR, from the exons ATGGCTGGGAATTTTTGGCAGAGCGCGCATTT CCAACAATGGCTCCTCGACAGTCAAGACCTGATACAAGAGCGCCAGGCTGACCTAGAGGTGCTGTCCGAAGAAGAGTACATGAAGATTATGACCTTCTTTGCCAACT TTATTCAGCAACTTGGTGAATCTCTCAAGCTTAAACAACAGGTCATCGCAACTGCTACATGCTTCCTTAAAAGATTCTACGCAAGAAATTCTCTCAAGTGCATTGACCCTCTTCTCCTCGCCCCCACCAGTGTCTTCCTCTCATCCAAGGTTGAGGAGTTTGGGGTCATCTCCAACAGCCGATTAATTTCCACTTGCCAAACTATTG tAAAAAACAAGTTTGCTTATGCATACACAACAGAATTTCCGTATCGGACGAACCATATTTTGGAGTGCGAGTTTTACCTCCTGGAGAGTATGGACTGCTGCCTCATTGTATATCAGCCATACAG ACCATTGGTGCAGTACATGCAGGAcctaggaggagaaggggaagtgctGCAACTAGCTTGGAGGATCGTAAATGATTCCCTTCGCACGGACGTCTGTCTTCTATTTCCCCCTTATGAAATTGCGTTAT CCTGCATCCATATGGCATGTGTCGTCCATCAGAAAGATTGCAAGCAGTGGTTTGCCGAACTGAACACTGATCTGGACCGGCTCATGGAAATCACGAGGTACATTCTCAACCTGTATGAACTCTGGAAATCATACGACGAGCGCAAGGAGATCCAGGCCCTCCTCCAGAAGATGCCAAAACCCAATACCCAGCCTGTCCCCCGGTGA
- the Ass gene encoding argininosuccinate synthase isoform X3: MPKCRDKTEDCIAGHHVTMSRAKETVVLAYSGGLDTSCILVWLQEQGFDVVAYLANLGQDEDFEGARKKATKLGAKEVVIEDQRQELIRNFVWPAVSADLIFEDRYLLGTALARPCIVRGIIDVAKRVGAGYISHGATGKGNDQVRFELGCYALCPEIKIIAPWKDPNFYKRFPGRQELFEYAREHGIPLPVTPKCPWSIDANMVHVSYESGILENPATHPPEGIFQMTTDPEKAPDIPQVLTITFNKGLPSSVVIVGDATQVRDPLEIFCVCNSVGAKHGVGRTDIVENRFVGLKSRGIYETPGLTILRAAHLDLEALCLDREVRKIKAYLSTRMSEMVYNGLWYSPEFEFTRHCISQSQKQVTGSVTLKVYKGNVYVLGRSAPVSLYNQELVSMDVQGDYEPGDAHGFIKINAVRLREHERVKQIAKST, encoded by the exons ATGCCAAAGTGCCGTGATAAaacagag gatTGCATTGCAGGTCATCACGTCACCATGAGCAGAGCCAAAGAAACGGTTGTCTTGGCCTATTCCGGAGGCCTGGATACTTCCTGCATTTTGGTTTGGCTCCAAGAACAGGGCTTTGACGTGGTTGCCTACTTG gcAAACTTGGGACAAGATGAAGACTTTGAAGGAGCAAGAAAAAAGGCAACGAAACTGGGAGCAAAAGAG GTTGTGATAGAGGACCAGCGCCAGGAACTTATTCGGAATTTTGTATGGCCGGCTGTATCAGCAGATTTGATCTTCGAGGACAGGTACCTTTTGGGAACTGCTCTAGCCAGGCCTTGCATTGTTAGAGGCATAATTGATGTGGCTAAGAGAGTAGGCGCAG GATATATTTCACACGGAGCAACTGGCAAGGGAAATGACCAAGTCCGCTTTGAGCTCGGCTGTTATGCTTTGTGTCCTGAAATCAAG ATCATCGCACCATGGAAGGATCCAAATTTCTACAAACGGTTCCCAGGACGACAAGAATTATTTGAGTACGCAAGGGAACATGGAATTCCCTTACCTGTTACACCTAAATGTCCTTGGAGTATCGATGCCAATATGGTACACGTAAG TTACGAGTCAGGCATTTTGGAGAACCCAGCCACTCATCCTCCTGAGGGAATTTTCCAGATGACAACAGACCCAGAAAAGGCCCCAGATATACCACAAGTTCTTACTATCACCTTTAACAAAG GTCTACCATCTAGTGTAGTAATTGTCGGGGATGCCACACAAGTGAGGGATCCACTGGAAATTTTCTGTGTGTGCAATTCAGTAGGAGCCAAACACGGAGTTGGAAGAACTGATATTGTGGAAAACAGATTTGTTGGGCTAAAG TCAAGAGGGATATATGAGACCCCAGGCTTGACAATACTCCGGGCTGCACATCTGGACCTCGAGGCTCTGTGCCTTGACCGTGAAGTGAGGAAAATAAAAGCTTATCTTAGCACTCGTATGTCTGAAATGGTATACAATG GGTTGTGGTACAGTCCTGAGTTCGAGTTCACAAGGCACTGTATCAGCCAGTCCCAGAAGCAGGTTACTGGCAGTGTTACTCTGAAGGTTTACAAGGGCAATG TGTATGTGTTGGGCAGGAGTGCTCCAGTGTCCCTGTACAATCAAGAGTTGGTTTCTATGGATGTCCAGGGAGACTATGAGCCAGGGGATGCCCATGGCTTTATCAAAATCAATGCAGTTCGTCTCCGAGAACACGAGCGAGTGAAGCAGATTGCCAAGAGTACCTAA
- the Ass gene encoding argininosuccinate synthase isoform X4, giving the protein MSRAKETVVLAYSGGLDTSCILVWLQEQGFDVVAYLANLGQDEDFEGARKKATKLGAKEVVIEDQRQELIRNFVWPAVSADLIFEDRYLLGTALARPCIVRGIIDVAKRVGAGYISHGATGKGNDQVRFELGCYALCPEIKIIAPWKDPNFYKRFPGRQELFEYAREHGIPLPVTPKCPWSIDANMVHVSYESGILENPATHPPEGIFQMTTDPEKAPDIPQVLTITFNKGLPSSVVIVGDATQVRDPLEIFCVCNSVGAKHGVGRTDIVENRFVGLKSRGIYETPGLTILRAAHLDLEALCLDREVRKIKAYLSTRMSEMVYNGLWYSPEFEFTRHCISQSQKQVTGSVTLKVYKGNVYVLGRSAPVSLYNQELVSMDVQGDYEPGDAHGFIKINAVRLREHERVKQIAKST; this is encoded by the exons ATGAGCAGAGCCAAAGAAACGGTTGTCTTGGCCTATTCCGGAGGCCTGGATACTTCCTGCATTTTGGTTTGGCTCCAAGAACAGGGCTTTGACGTGGTTGCCTACTTG gcAAACTTGGGACAAGATGAAGACTTTGAAGGAGCAAGAAAAAAGGCAACGAAACTGGGAGCAAAAGAG GTTGTGATAGAGGACCAGCGCCAGGAACTTATTCGGAATTTTGTATGGCCGGCTGTATCAGCAGATTTGATCTTCGAGGACAGGTACCTTTTGGGAACTGCTCTAGCCAGGCCTTGCATTGTTAGAGGCATAATTGATGTGGCTAAGAGAGTAGGCGCAG GATATATTTCACACGGAGCAACTGGCAAGGGAAATGACCAAGTCCGCTTTGAGCTCGGCTGTTATGCTTTGTGTCCTGAAATCAAG ATCATCGCACCATGGAAGGATCCAAATTTCTACAAACGGTTCCCAGGACGACAAGAATTATTTGAGTACGCAAGGGAACATGGAATTCCCTTACCTGTTACACCTAAATGTCCTTGGAGTATCGATGCCAATATGGTACACGTAAG TTACGAGTCAGGCATTTTGGAGAACCCAGCCACTCATCCTCCTGAGGGAATTTTCCAGATGACAACAGACCCAGAAAAGGCCCCAGATATACCACAAGTTCTTACTATCACCTTTAACAAAG GTCTACCATCTAGTGTAGTAATTGTCGGGGATGCCACACAAGTGAGGGATCCACTGGAAATTTTCTGTGTGTGCAATTCAGTAGGAGCCAAACACGGAGTTGGAAGAACTGATATTGTGGAAAACAGATTTGTTGGGCTAAAG TCAAGAGGGATATATGAGACCCCAGGCTTGACAATACTCCGGGCTGCACATCTGGACCTCGAGGCTCTGTGCCTTGACCGTGAAGTGAGGAAAATAAAAGCTTATCTTAGCACTCGTATGTCTGAAATGGTATACAATG GGTTGTGGTACAGTCCTGAGTTCGAGTTCACAAGGCACTGTATCAGCCAGTCCCAGAAGCAGGTTACTGGCAGTGTTACTCTGAAGGTTTACAAGGGCAATG TGTATGTGTTGGGCAGGAGTGCTCCAGTGTCCCTGTACAATCAAGAGTTGGTTTCTATGGATGTCCAGGGAGACTATGAGCCAGGGGATGCCCATGGCTTTATCAAAATCAATGCAGTTCGTCTCCGAGAACACGAGCGAGTGAAGCAGATTGCCAAGAGTACCTAA
- the Ass gene encoding argininosuccinate synthase isoform X1, with protein MVLKVSTSTARTLPHAVTEDGVDTRDCIAGHHVTMSRAKETVVLAYSGGLDTSCILVWLQEQGFDVVAYLANLGQDEDFEGARKKATKLGAKEVVIEDQRQELIRNFVWPAVSADLIFEDRYLLGTALARPCIVRGIIDVAKRVGAGYISHGATGKGNDQVRFELGCYALCPEIKIIAPWKDPNFYKRFPGRQELFEYAREHGIPLPVTPKCPWSIDANMVHVSYESGILENPATHPPEGIFQMTTDPEKAPDIPQVLTITFNKGLPSSVVIVGDATQVRDPLEIFCVCNSVGAKHGVGRTDIVENRFVGLKSRGIYETPGLTILRAAHLDLEALCLDREVRKIKAYLSTRMSEMVYNGLWYSPEFEFTRHCISQSQKQVTGSVTLKVYKGNVYVLGRSAPVSLYNQELVSMDVQGDYEPGDAHGFIKINAVRLREHERVKQIAKST; from the exons ATGGTACTCAAGGTTTCCACTAGTACCGCACGGACATTACCACATGCAGTCACAGAAGACGGGGTCGACACACGG gatTGCATTGCAGGTCATCACGTCACCATGAGCAGAGCCAAAGAAACGGTTGTCTTGGCCTATTCCGGAGGCCTGGATACTTCCTGCATTTTGGTTTGGCTCCAAGAACAGGGCTTTGACGTGGTTGCCTACTTG gcAAACTTGGGACAAGATGAAGACTTTGAAGGAGCAAGAAAAAAGGCAACGAAACTGGGAGCAAAAGAG GTTGTGATAGAGGACCAGCGCCAGGAACTTATTCGGAATTTTGTATGGCCGGCTGTATCAGCAGATTTGATCTTCGAGGACAGGTACCTTTTGGGAACTGCTCTAGCCAGGCCTTGCATTGTTAGAGGCATAATTGATGTGGCTAAGAGAGTAGGCGCAG GATATATTTCACACGGAGCAACTGGCAAGGGAAATGACCAAGTCCGCTTTGAGCTCGGCTGTTATGCTTTGTGTCCTGAAATCAAG ATCATCGCACCATGGAAGGATCCAAATTTCTACAAACGGTTCCCAGGACGACAAGAATTATTTGAGTACGCAAGGGAACATGGAATTCCCTTACCTGTTACACCTAAATGTCCTTGGAGTATCGATGCCAATATGGTACACGTAAG TTACGAGTCAGGCATTTTGGAGAACCCAGCCACTCATCCTCCTGAGGGAATTTTCCAGATGACAACAGACCCAGAAAAGGCCCCAGATATACCACAAGTTCTTACTATCACCTTTAACAAAG GTCTACCATCTAGTGTAGTAATTGTCGGGGATGCCACACAAGTGAGGGATCCACTGGAAATTTTCTGTGTGTGCAATTCAGTAGGAGCCAAACACGGAGTTGGAAGAACTGATATTGTGGAAAACAGATTTGTTGGGCTAAAG TCAAGAGGGATATATGAGACCCCAGGCTTGACAATACTCCGGGCTGCACATCTGGACCTCGAGGCTCTGTGCCTTGACCGTGAAGTGAGGAAAATAAAAGCTTATCTTAGCACTCGTATGTCTGAAATGGTATACAATG GGTTGTGGTACAGTCCTGAGTTCGAGTTCACAAGGCACTGTATCAGCCAGTCCCAGAAGCAGGTTACTGGCAGTGTTACTCTGAAGGTTTACAAGGGCAATG TGTATGTGTTGGGCAGGAGTGCTCCAGTGTCCCTGTACAATCAAGAGTTGGTTTCTATGGATGTCCAGGGAGACTATGAGCCAGGGGATGCCCATGGCTTTATCAAAATCAATGCAGTTCGTCTCCGAGAACACGAGCGAGTGAAGCAGATTGCCAAGAGTACCTAA
- the Ass gene encoding argininosuccinate synthase isoform X2 — protein MQSQKTGSTHGYLLPLVRGNRVDCIAGHHVTMSRAKETVVLAYSGGLDTSCILVWLQEQGFDVVAYLANLGQDEDFEGARKKATKLGAKEVVIEDQRQELIRNFVWPAVSADLIFEDRYLLGTALARPCIVRGIIDVAKRVGAGYISHGATGKGNDQVRFELGCYALCPEIKIIAPWKDPNFYKRFPGRQELFEYAREHGIPLPVTPKCPWSIDANMVHVSYESGILENPATHPPEGIFQMTTDPEKAPDIPQVLTITFNKGLPSSVVIVGDATQVRDPLEIFCVCNSVGAKHGVGRTDIVENRFVGLKSRGIYETPGLTILRAAHLDLEALCLDREVRKIKAYLSTRMSEMVYNGLWYSPEFEFTRHCISQSQKQVTGSVTLKVYKGNVYVLGRSAPVSLYNQELVSMDVQGDYEPGDAHGFIKINAVRLREHERVKQIAKST, from the exons ATGCAGTCACAGAAGACGGGGTCGACACACGGGTACCTATTACCTCTGGTGCGGGGAAATCGTGTG gatTGCATTGCAGGTCATCACGTCACCATGAGCAGAGCCAAAGAAACGGTTGTCTTGGCCTATTCCGGAGGCCTGGATACTTCCTGCATTTTGGTTTGGCTCCAAGAACAGGGCTTTGACGTGGTTGCCTACTTG gcAAACTTGGGACAAGATGAAGACTTTGAAGGAGCAAGAAAAAAGGCAACGAAACTGGGAGCAAAAGAG GTTGTGATAGAGGACCAGCGCCAGGAACTTATTCGGAATTTTGTATGGCCGGCTGTATCAGCAGATTTGATCTTCGAGGACAGGTACCTTTTGGGAACTGCTCTAGCCAGGCCTTGCATTGTTAGAGGCATAATTGATGTGGCTAAGAGAGTAGGCGCAG GATATATTTCACACGGAGCAACTGGCAAGGGAAATGACCAAGTCCGCTTTGAGCTCGGCTGTTATGCTTTGTGTCCTGAAATCAAG ATCATCGCACCATGGAAGGATCCAAATTTCTACAAACGGTTCCCAGGACGACAAGAATTATTTGAGTACGCAAGGGAACATGGAATTCCCTTACCTGTTACACCTAAATGTCCTTGGAGTATCGATGCCAATATGGTACACGTAAG TTACGAGTCAGGCATTTTGGAGAACCCAGCCACTCATCCTCCTGAGGGAATTTTCCAGATGACAACAGACCCAGAAAAGGCCCCAGATATACCACAAGTTCTTACTATCACCTTTAACAAAG GTCTACCATCTAGTGTAGTAATTGTCGGGGATGCCACACAAGTGAGGGATCCACTGGAAATTTTCTGTGTGTGCAATTCAGTAGGAGCCAAACACGGAGTTGGAAGAACTGATATTGTGGAAAACAGATTTGTTGGGCTAAAG TCAAGAGGGATATATGAGACCCCAGGCTTGACAATACTCCGGGCTGCACATCTGGACCTCGAGGCTCTGTGCCTTGACCGTGAAGTGAGGAAAATAAAAGCTTATCTTAGCACTCGTATGTCTGAAATGGTATACAATG GGTTGTGGTACAGTCCTGAGTTCGAGTTCACAAGGCACTGTATCAGCCAGTCCCAGAAGCAGGTTACTGGCAGTGTTACTCTGAAGGTTTACAAGGGCAATG TGTATGTGTTGGGCAGGAGTGCTCCAGTGTCCCTGTACAATCAAGAGTTGGTTTCTATGGATGTCCAGGGAGACTATGAGCCAGGGGATGCCCATGGCTTTATCAAAATCAATGCAGTTCGTCTCCGAGAACACGAGCGAGTGAAGCAGATTGCCAAGAGTACCTAA